The proteins below are encoded in one region of Bremerella sp. P1:
- a CDS encoding SOS response-associated peptidase, which translates to MCGRYTLRARLNQLLQIYGAQSEVELMPRYNIAPTQDVAAVRSTADANARELVLLHWGLIPSWAKDPKIGNRMINARGETVAEKPSFRTAFKRRRCLVLADGFYEWRKEGKAKQPYYIRMKDEAPIAFAGLWEHWKGNGLTIESCTIITTSANQLMSELHDRMPVILSGQDIDTWLDQTIDDPEILQPMLDPYPDDEMEAYPVSTLVNSPKHETSECIEPVAK; encoded by the coding sequence ATGTGCGGTCGATACACCTTACGAGCTCGTCTGAACCAGCTTTTGCAAATCTATGGTGCGCAGTCCGAGGTCGAACTCATGCCGCGGTACAACATTGCGCCTACGCAGGACGTTGCTGCCGTCAGGTCCACGGCCGATGCCAACGCACGCGAACTGGTGCTGCTACACTGGGGGCTGATCCCTTCCTGGGCAAAAGATCCGAAGATCGGCAATCGGATGATCAATGCCCGCGGAGAAACGGTCGCCGAGAAGCCTTCGTTCCGCACGGCTTTCAAACGTCGGCGTTGTCTGGTCTTGGCCGATGGGTTTTACGAATGGCGAAAAGAAGGCAAGGCCAAGCAGCCGTACTACATTCGAATGAAAGACGAAGCGCCAATTGCCTTCGCCGGCCTATGGGAGCACTGGAAAGGGAACGGCCTGACGATCGAGTCTTGCACCATCATCACCACCAGCGCCAACCAGCTTATGTCCGAACTGCACGACCGCATGCCGGTGATCCTCTCGGGCCAAGATATCGATACCTGGTTAGATCAAACGATCGATGATCCGGAAATCTTGCAGCCGATGCTGGATCCTTACCCGGACGACGAGATGGAAGCCTACCCCGTCAGCACGCTGGTGAATTCACCAAAGCATGAAACGAGCGAATGCATTGAGCCGGTTGCCAAGTGA